In the Streptomyces cinnamoneus genome, GCTCTCCGTCGAGCGCACGCCCGGCAGGGTTCTGATGCGCTTGTTGATCGTCTCCAGCAGGTGGTCGTCGTCCTCGCAGACGATCTCGATGAGGAGGTCGAACGAGCCCGCGGTCACGACGACGTACTCCACTTCGTCCATCGCGGTCAGGGCGTCGGCGACCGGGTCGAGGTCCCCGTCGACGTTGACGCCGACCATCGCCTGCCGCCGGAGCCCGACGGTGAGGGGGTCGGTGACGGCGACGATCTGCATCACGCCCTGGTCGAGCAGCTTCTGCACGCGCTGGCGCACCGCCGCCTCGGACAGTCCGACGGCCTTGCCGATCGCCGCGTAGGGACGGCGTCCGTCCTCCTGGAGCTGCTCGATGATCGCCAGGGAGACGGCATCGGTCGGCGGCGTGCCGTGCACGCCCTTCGGATCTGCGCTACGAGTGGCCACGAGCCCCACTGTGCATGAGGACTCAGCGGTGTGGCAAGCGTAGAGCGATGAAATCCGTTGTGGATCTCGTGCGAAATAACTGATTCCGTTGTTCATGGCTGGTGGGTATGTCGAAAGCGTCGCCCTCCTGACTAGGCTGTGTCCGTCTCACCCAGCGGACCGACGCCGGGGGACATCCAAGAAGAACCGACAGAAGGGGTGGCCATCGTGACCACCGAGCTGCGCCGTCTGCGCAACTACATCGACGGGGAGTTCCGGGACGCCGTCGACGGCCGGACCACCGAGGTCGTCAACCCGGCCACCGGAGAGGCCTACGCCACCGCCCCGCTGTCCGGTCCGGCCGACGTCGACGCCGCCATGGCCGCCGCCGAGGCCGCCTTCCCCGCCTGGCGCGACCTGGTCCCCGCCGAGCGCCAGAAGGTCCTCCTCAAGATCGCCGACGCCTTCGAGGCGCGCGCCGAGGATCTGATCGCCGCCGAGTCGGAGAACACCGGCAAGCCGCTCGCGCTCACCCGCAGCGAAGAGGTCCCGCCGATGGTGGACCAGATCCGCTTCTTCGCCGGCGCCGCCCGCCTGCTGGAGGGCCGCTCCGCCGGCGAGTACATGGAGGGCATGACCTCCA is a window encoding:
- a CDS encoding Lrp/AsnC family transcriptional regulator; this translates as MATRSADPKGVHGTPPTDAVSLAIIEQLQEDGRRPYAAIGKAVGLSEAAVRQRVQKLLDQGVMQIVAVTDPLTVGLRRQAMVGVNVDGDLDPVADALTAMDEVEYVVVTAGSFDLLIEIVCEDDDHLLETINKRIRTLPGVRSTESFVYLKLRKQTYTWGTR